One stretch of Anaerobacillus sp. CMMVII DNA includes these proteins:
- a CDS encoding DNA topoisomerase III, translating into MARVLNCSKKGDGYLEGQEYIVTWALGHLVTLADPETYDDKYKAWKLEDLPMLPKELKLVVIKKTGKQFQAVKTQLNRKDVSEVIIATDAGREGELVARWIIEKANVKKPLKRLWISSVTDKAIKDGFKQLKSGKQYENLYHSAVARSEADWFVGINATRVLTTKHNAQLSCGRVQTPTIAMIAKREEEIKQFKPKDFYGITAQTDQKLKLVWQDQKSNDLKTFDKMQSDELLKQLKHHKTAQIISVEKTAKKSYAPQLYDLTELQRDANKAFGYSAKETLSIMQKLYEQHKILTYPRTDSRFISTDIVATLKDRVKACGIGPYSKPAAKVLQSSIKTNKSFVDDSKVSDHHAILPTEEFVNLTKLTDKEWKIYDLVIKRFLAVLSPPFLYEQTKLKAKIGQEIFIASGKIIQALGWKEVYENRFDDTDEEDLKDQQLPDISKGDQLPILSITQTKGQTKPPAPLNEATLLSAMENPAKYMPSNDKELARMLGKTGGLGTVATRADIIEKLFNTFLIEKRGKDIFVTSKGKQLLDLAPEDLKSPALTAEWEMKLEAISKGQLKKDTFINEMKSYAKLVVNEIKNSKEKFKHDNLTGSKCPECGKPMLEVNGKRGKMHVCQDRECGHKKTISQTTNARCPNCKKKLELRGQGEGQIFVCKCGHREKLSTFTDRRNKEKNTKISKKDVSKYLNQQKKADDEPFNNPFAEALAKLKK; encoded by the coding sequence ATTGCCCGAGTGCTTAACTGTTCCAAAAAAGGTGACGGATATTTAGAAGGTCAGGAATATATTGTAACGTGGGCGCTAGGTCATTTAGTGACGTTAGCAGATCCAGAAACGTACGATGATAAATATAAAGCATGGAAGTTAGAGGACTTGCCGATGCTTCCAAAGGAATTAAAGCTTGTAGTAATTAAAAAGACAGGAAAGCAGTTTCAAGCAGTTAAAACACAATTAAATCGCAAAGATGTCAGTGAAGTGATCATTGCGACCGATGCAGGTCGTGAAGGGGAGCTCGTTGCTAGGTGGATTATTGAAAAAGCAAACGTTAAAAAGCCACTGAAACGACTTTGGATTTCTTCAGTTACCGATAAAGCGATAAAAGATGGTTTTAAACAATTAAAGAGTGGTAAGCAATATGAAAACTTATACCATTCAGCAGTGGCCAGATCAGAAGCGGATTGGTTTGTTGGGATTAATGCTACTCGTGTGTTAACAACCAAACATAATGCGCAACTATCATGTGGGCGTGTACAAACGCCAACCATTGCGATGATTGCAAAACGAGAAGAAGAGATTAAGCAGTTTAAGCCAAAAGATTTTTACGGCATTACAGCTCAAACAGATCAAAAACTGAAACTTGTGTGGCAAGACCAAAAATCAAATGATTTGAAAACTTTTGATAAAATGCAAAGTGACGAGCTTTTAAAACAGTTAAAACATCATAAAACAGCTCAAATTATTAGCGTGGAAAAAACAGCAAAAAAAAGTTATGCACCACAACTATATGATTTAACAGAGTTACAACGGGATGCGAATAAAGCTTTTGGCTATTCAGCCAAAGAAACCTTGTCCATCATGCAAAAGCTTTATGAGCAGCATAAAATTTTAACTTACCCAAGAACCGATTCTCGTTTTATTTCTACTGATATTGTTGCAACCTTAAAAGATCGTGTCAAAGCCTGTGGCATAGGACCGTATTCCAAGCCAGCTGCGAAAGTGTTACAGTCATCGATTAAAACAAATAAGTCGTTTGTCGATGATAGTAAAGTTTCGGATCACCATGCAATCTTACCAACTGAGGAGTTTGTTAATCTTACAAAGCTTACGGATAAAGAATGGAAAATCTATGATCTAGTGATTAAACGTTTTTTAGCGGTACTTTCTCCGCCATTTTTATATGAACAAACGAAACTGAAGGCGAAGATTGGTCAAGAAATTTTCATAGCTAGCGGAAAAATCATTCAAGCCCTTGGTTGGAAAGAAGTCTATGAAAATCGCTTTGATGATACTGATGAAGAGGATTTAAAGGATCAACAGCTTCCTGATATCTCTAAAGGGGATCAGCTACCTATCCTTTCAATTACTCAAACGAAAGGGCAAACGAAGCCGCCGGCACCGCTTAATGAAGCAACGTTGCTCTCAGCAATGGAAAACCCTGCAAAATACATGCCTTCTAATGATAAAGAGCTTGCTCGTATGCTTGGGAAAACAGGTGGACTAGGTACCGTAGCGACCAGAGCAGATATTATCGAAAAGCTATTTAACACATTTTTGATTGAAAAAAGAGGTAAAGATATTTTTGTAACATCCAAAGGAAAGCAGCTTCTTGATCTAGCCCCTGAAGACTTAAAATCACCAGCCTTAACTGCTGAATGGGAAATGAAGCTCGAGGCAATTTCTAAAGGTCAGCTTAAAAAAGATACATTTATTAATGAAATGAAAAGCTACGCAAAACTGGTTGTAAATGAAATAAAAAATAGTAAGGAAAAATTCAAGCATGACAATCTAACTGGAAGTAAATGTCCAGAGTGTGGCAAGCCGATGCTTGAGGTGAATGGAAAACGTGGCAAGATGCATGTTTGCCAAGATCGTGAATGTGGCCATAAAAAAACAATCTCACAAACAACGAATGCTAGATGTCCAAACTGTAAGAAAAAACTTGAACTTCGTGGTCAAGGTGAAGGACAAATTTTTGTCTGTAAGTGTGGTCACCGCGAAAAGCTATCGACGTTTACAGATCGAAGAAACAAAGAGAAGAATACAAAAATCTCGAAAAAAGATGTTTCTAAATACTTAAACCAGCAAAAGAAGGCAGATGATGAGCCGTTTAATAATCCTTTTGCTGAGGCACTAGCAAAACTGAAAAAGTAA
- a CDS encoding nuclear transport factor 2 family protein gives MIDFASPAQKQLEAYNNRDLEAFMACYAETCFVEDGAGNVLMENKEAMRKRYELLFEESPNLHCRLVSRIVLENYVLDEERVTGSRGSTEERHVVAVYKIENGLICHVRFLN, from the coding sequence ATGATCGATTTTGCAAGTCCTGCACAAAAACAATTAGAAGCATACAATAACAGAGACCTAGAAGCGTTCATGGCCTGTTACGCAGAAACATGTTTTGTAGAAGATGGTGCGGGGAATGTGTTAATGGAAAACAAAGAAGCAATGCGAAAGCGTTATGAACTGCTCTTTGAAGAAAGTCCAAATCTACATTGCCGCCTAGTTTCTCGAATTGTTTTAGAAAATTACGTTCTTGACGAAGAACGGGTAACAGGATCAAGAGGTTCTACTGAAGAAAGACATGTTGTTGCTGTTTATAAAATTGAAAATGGCTTAATTTGCCATGTGAGGTTTTTAAATTAG
- a CDS encoding DHH family phosphoesterase, with protein sequence MYRLYTHNDLDGVGCGIVAKLAFEGNVEIRYNSVMGLDFQVSRFLEKPKKDDLLFITDLSVNDSNEKGLNDYVGKGGKVQLIDHHKTAIHFNNYSWANVQVKYDDGRLASATSLFYDHLKKEGYIKPSKSVEEFVELVRQYDTWEWDQNGNTQAKRLNDLFFMLSIDEFEERMVDRLKKNETFAFDDFEEKMLALEEEKIQRYVRKKKRELVQSFIDNYCVGIVHAESYHSELGNELGKDNPHLDYIAIVSVGGKRMSLRTIHDHVDVSEIAGVYGGGGHAKASGCSLTPEAYEFFVAEPFKIEPMRADAFRNQYNLKNSLYGSLYENRDDDQFFVYSSEEEQWVVELNGSPLDEEFLSFQEAENFIKRHYSAWLVRDEVFVQFLMENVIELKLYAAEQGDIAPYLLSGEGDQELYSH encoded by the coding sequence ATGTACCGTTTATATACACACAATGATTTAGATGGCGTTGGTTGTGGCATAGTGGCCAAGTTAGCTTTTGAAGGGAATGTTGAAATTCGCTACAATTCAGTTATGGGATTAGATTTTCAGGTATCACGATTTTTAGAGAAACCGAAGAAGGATGATTTACTTTTTATTACCGACTTATCAGTAAATGATAGTAACGAAAAAGGGTTAAATGATTATGTAGGAAAAGGTGGAAAGGTCCAATTAATTGATCACCATAAAACAGCTATTCATTTTAATAATTATAGCTGGGCAAATGTTCAAGTTAAATATGATGATGGTCGATTAGCCTCGGCTACAAGTTTATTTTATGATCATTTGAAAAAGGAAGGTTATATCAAACCATCAAAATCGGTTGAAGAATTTGTAGAACTAGTACGTCAGTATGATACATGGGAATGGGACCAAAACGGAAATACACAAGCTAAGCGTTTAAACGATCTATTTTTCATGCTTTCAATTGATGAGTTTGAAGAACGGATGGTTGACAGGTTGAAAAAGAATGAAACGTTTGCTTTTGATGACTTCGAAGAAAAAATGCTAGCGTTAGAGGAAGAAAAGATCCAACGTTATGTTCGCAAGAAGAAGCGTGAGTTAGTTCAGTCGTTTATTGATAATTATTGTGTTGGAATTGTTCATGCTGAGTCGTATCATTCAGAGCTCGGGAATGAATTAGGAAAGGATAATCCTCATCTCGATTACATAGCAATTGTCAGTGTCGGGGGGAAACGGATGAGCTTACGCACAATTCATGACCATGTTGATGTCTCGGAAATTGCTGGAGTGTACGGCGGGGGAGGACATGCCAAAGCTTCTGGTTGTTCATTAACCCCTGAAGCCTATGAATTTTTTGTCGCAGAGCCATTTAAAATAGAGCCAATGAGAGCCGATGCTTTCCGTAATCAATACAATCTAAAGAACTCTTTATACGGCTCTCTTTATGAGAATCGAGATGATGATCAATTTTTTGTTTATTCTTCCGAGGAAGAGCAATGGGTTGTAGAACTAAATGGATCACCTCTAGATGAGGAGTTTTTATCTTTCCAGGAAGCGGAGAACTTTATTAAACGCCATTATTCAGCATGGCTTGTAAGAGATGAAGTCTTTGTCCAATTCCTAATGGAGAATGTCATTGAGCTTAAGCTTTATGCTGCTGAACAAGGCGATATTGCTCCTTATCTCTTAAGTGGGGAAGGAGATCAGGAATTATACTCTCATTAA
- a CDS encoding YtzC family protein has translation MKRYEVQTEAITLLQKDQIDSYLSRAHETIESAHKELLDVKLIQQNDPTEYPFIMNQIMELDEEINELLAQASPEQRDQLEEAQHQLRETKTVMIRGI, from the coding sequence ATGAAAAGGTATGAAGTTCAAACGGAGGCGATCACATTGCTACAAAAAGATCAAATTGATAGCTATTTATCCAGAGCACATGAAACAATTGAAAGTGCTCATAAAGAATTACTAGATGTGAAATTAATTCAGCAAAATGACCCAACAGAATATCCTTTTATCATGAATCAGATTATGGAATTAGATGAGGAAATTAATGAGTTATTAGCACAAGCTTCGCCTGAACAACGAGATCAATTAGAAGAGGCACAGCATCAGTTACGGGAAACAAAAACTGTGATGATTCGTGGTATTTAA
- a CDS encoding YtxH domain-containing protein, whose protein sequence is MDNQKGLIIGTLIGSAVGAAVAVLTTPKSGPELRSDINEQLEYGKLKAEDAAILLKERMEAFTEIIEESSSNLSETVVEEANQIVHEVKRALELLREQDDLDATEIKKLVKSVI, encoded by the coding sequence TTGGATAATCAAAAAGGATTAATTATCGGGACATTAATTGGTAGTGCGGTTGGGGCAGCAGTCGCCGTACTTACAACACCAAAATCAGGACCAGAGTTACGAAGTGATATAAATGAACAGCTTGAATACGGTAAGTTAAAGGCCGAGGATGCAGCGATATTATTAAAAGAAAGAATGGAGGCATTTACTGAAATAATTGAAGAGAGCTCATCAAATCTTTCTGAAACGGTAGTAGAAGAAGCCAACCAGATTGTTCATGAGGTAAAAAGAGCACTAGAATTACTCCGAGAACAAGATGACCTTGATGCGACAGAAATTAAGAAACTGGTGAAGAGTGTGATATGA
- a CDS encoding PRC-barrel domain-containing protein, which produces MLHNIKELKKFDITAMDGPIGTVHDFLLDEKDWEVRYVVVDTMKWLPGRKVLISPMSVTEFDFVNGNIKLSLTKDKIKSSPPLETELPSKQYEANFVHYYGLRSYWSGDSFQGEFTDSTELTKQLSEIGAERELVGNQTLRSFVEVSGYTIEAVDGPIGHVENFVICDETWKLRYLVVDTKNWWIGKHVLIAPQWITYVNWSDQVVRVELQKEAIKNGPEYDPEKGITREFEDELFTKYNKSKFWL; this is translated from the coding sequence TTGTTGCACAATATTAAAGAGTTGAAGAAGTTTGATATTACAGCCATGGATGGGCCAATCGGAACGGTTCACGACTTTTTGTTAGATGAAAAGGACTGGGAAGTGCGTTATGTAGTCGTTGACACCATGAAGTGGTTACCAGGGAGAAAGGTATTAATCTCGCCAATGTCAGTTACAGAATTTGATTTCGTAAATGGAAACATCAAGCTTTCACTGACTAAGGATAAAATTAAAAGTAGTCCACCGCTTGAGACAGAGTTGCCATCAAAGCAATACGAGGCAAATTTCGTTCATTATTATGGTTTAAGATCATATTGGAGTGGAGATAGTTTTCAAGGAGAATTTACAGATTCAACGGAACTAACAAAGCAGCTTTCAGAAATTGGTGCTGAAAGAGAACTTGTAGGAAATCAGACGTTACGGAGTTTTGTAGAGGTCTCAGGATATACAATTGAAGCTGTTGATGGACCAATTGGTCATGTTGAGAACTTCGTGATCTGTGATGAAACATGGAAGTTGCGCTATCTAGTCGTCGATACAAAAAATTGGTGGATCGGCAAACATGTACTTATCGCTCCACAATGGATCACTTATGTGAACTGGTCGGATCAGGTAGTTCGAGTAGAGTTACAAAAAGAAGCAATCAAAAATGGTCCTGAGTATGACCCTGAGAAGGGAATTACAAGAGAATTTGAAGATGAATTATTTACAAAATATAATAAGTCGAAGTTTTGGCTATAA
- a CDS encoding PFL family protein, whose amino-acid sequence MNIALAEMQETIRMVQMESLDIRTVTMGISLRDCADSDFEKMNTRVYEKITFYAKDLKTVAETVEKEYGIPIINKRISITPIAEILGNATKEQAIELAKTLDKAAKVLGVDFIGGYSALVHKGISKGDQTLLDALPEALSVTERVCSSISVATTRTGINMDAVRQMGYILKDAAERTKKQNGLACAKLVVFCNPVEDNPFMAGAFHGSGEGEVVLNVGVSGPGVVLNALRRFPDVDLGGVSEIIKKTAFKITRAGELIGRVVAERLNVPFGIMDLSLAPTNAVNDSVAEILEEIGLERVGTHGTIAALALMNDAVKKGGAMASSYVGGLSGAFIPVSEDNGMIRGITDGALTLSKLEAMTCVCSVGLDMIAVTGDVSPATLSAMIADEAAIGMINKKTTAVRVIPVPGKKEGEMVEFGGLLGRAPVMGVNPFNSDKLIKRGGRIPAPLQALIN is encoded by the coding sequence GTGAATATTGCACTAGCAGAAATGCAAGAAACAATTAGAATGGTTCAAATGGAAAGCCTTGATATACGTACAGTGACAATGGGTATTAGTCTACGCGATTGTGCTGACTCAGACTTTGAAAAAATGAACACCCGCGTTTATGAGAAAATTACCTTTTACGCTAAGGATTTAAAAACCGTTGCTGAAACAGTTGAAAAAGAGTATGGAATCCCGATCATTAATAAGCGAATATCAATTACTCCTATCGCTGAAATTTTAGGAAATGCAACAAAAGAACAAGCAATTGAACTAGCAAAAACTCTTGATAAAGCTGCAAAAGTACTAGGCGTTGATTTTATCGGTGGTTATTCGGCACTGGTTCATAAAGGCATTTCTAAAGGAGATCAGACACTCCTAGATGCTCTCCCTGAGGCATTAAGCGTAACTGAACGTGTTTGTTCTTCTATTTCAGTTGCGACAACGCGAACAGGGATTAATATGGATGCGGTTCGTCAAATGGGGTACATATTAAAAGATGCTGCAGAGCGAACCAAAAAACAAAATGGCTTGGCTTGTGCAAAGCTCGTTGTGTTTTGTAACCCAGTTGAAGATAATCCGTTTATGGCCGGGGCATTTCATGGCTCTGGTGAAGGTGAAGTCGTATTGAATGTTGGTGTTAGTGGACCAGGGGTCGTTCTAAATGCTCTCCGGCGTTTTCCTGACGTTGATCTCGGTGGTGTTTCCGAAATCATCAAGAAAACGGCCTTTAAGATAACAAGGGCTGGTGAATTGATTGGTAGAGTTGTTGCGGAAAGGTTAAATGTTCCATTTGGAATTATGGACTTATCACTTGCCCCGACAAATGCTGTTAACGATAGTGTGGCGGAAATTCTGGAGGAAATAGGTCTTGAACGCGTTGGTACACATGGGACAATTGCTGCTTTGGCGTTAATGAATGATGCTGTAAAGAAAGGTGGTGCTATGGCCAGTTCCTATGTAGGTGGTTTAAGTGGTGCCTTTATTCCTGTAAGCGAAGATAACGGCATGATTCGTGGGATTACTGATGGTGCTTTAACATTATCAAAGCTTGAAGCAATGACATGCGTGTGTTCCGTAGGACTTGATATGATTGCTGTAACTGGCGACGTCTCCCCTGCGACTTTATCAGCGATGATCGCTGATGAAGCAGCCATCGGAATGATCAATAAAAAAACGACTGCAGTTCGCGTTATTCCTGTCCCAGGTAAGAAAGAAGGAGAAATGGTTGAATTCGGTGGCCTTCTTGGTCGAGCACCAGTTATGGGTGTTAATCCTTTCAACTCTGACAAGTTAATTAAACGAGGTGGGCGTATTCCGGCTCCACTTCAGGCTTTAATTAACTAG
- a CDS encoding ACT domain-containing protein — MKRAVVSVIGKDQVGIIAKVTNVLAKNNVNVLDISQTILQDFFTMMMLVDVSETDSLNKLQEQFEPINHEMGLKINIQLEDLFKAMHRV, encoded by the coding sequence ATGAAACGGGCAGTTGTAAGTGTGATTGGTAAAGATCAAGTAGGTATTATTGCAAAGGTAACGAATGTTTTGGCCAAGAATAACGTGAATGTTTTAGATATTAGTCAAACGATCCTCCAAGATTTTTTTACAATGATGATGCTAGTAGATGTATCAGAAACTGATAGCCTTAATAAGCTACAAGAACAATTCGAACCTATTAATCATGAAATGGGTTTGAAAATTAACATTCAGCTCGAAGATTTATTTAAAGCTATGCATCGAGTCTAA
- a CDS encoding 5'-3' exonuclease H3TH domain-containing protein — translation MIIDGMALLFRGYYATSYSGYIMKTSKGVPTNAIYGFVKYMQDAIRTFGPTHVLCCWDMGAKTFRNELYPAYKANRGEAPEELIPQFDLVKKVVESFNIPNVGIEGFEADDCIGTIAKKYSQELHIQILTGDHDSLQLIEENIHSIIMKKGMSNYEVYTLEKLLEEKELTPAQFIDLKGLMGDTSDNFPGVKGIGEKTAIKLLKEYQSISGILDNLPSLSKGIRTKIETELEMLHLSRKLAEIHCEAPVDIELEKCLRNIDENKVTAMLEELEFSRLLKDKSFIEGLKMDIQPLC, via the coding sequence ATGATTATTGATGGTATGGCTCTTCTTTTTAGAGGGTATTATGCCACTTCATATAGCGGGTATATAATGAAAACATCCAAAGGTGTCCCAACGAATGCCATTTATGGCTTTGTGAAGTATATGCAAGATGCGATTCGCACATTTGGCCCGACTCATGTTTTATGCTGCTGGGATATGGGAGCGAAAACATTTCGAAATGAGCTTTACCCAGCTTATAAGGCAAATCGTGGCGAGGCACCAGAAGAGCTAATCCCACAATTTGATTTAGTAAAAAAAGTCGTCGAGAGCTTTAATATTCCAAACGTTGGAATTGAAGGGTTTGAAGCAGATGACTGTATCGGTACGATTGCTAAAAAATATAGTCAAGAGTTGCATATCCAAATCCTAACAGGTGATCACGATAGTCTACAGCTTATCGAGGAGAATATCCATTCCATTATCATGAAAAAGGGTATGTCAAACTATGAAGTCTACACATTAGAAAAGCTGTTAGAGGAAAAAGAACTAACACCCGCACAATTCATTGACTTAAAAGGATTAATGGGAGATACAAGCGACAATTTTCCTGGTGTTAAGGGAATTGGCGAAAAAACCGCGATTAAATTGTTGAAAGAATATCAATCAATCTCTGGTATCCTAGACAATTTACCAAGTCTTTCAAAAGGAATTCGCACTAAGATTGAAACCGAATTGGAGATGCTTCATTTGTCTCGTAAATTGGCGGAAATTCATTGTGAAGCTCCTGTAGATATTGAACTAGAAAAATGTCTTCGAAACATTGATGAAAACAAAGTAACAGCGATGCTTGAAGAACTAGAATTTAGTCGCCTTCTTAAAGATAAATCGTTTATTGAAGGATTAAAAATGGATATTCAGCCACTATGTTAG
- a CDS encoding carbon-nitrogen hydrolase family protein: MKMRVSAVQYHLHTISSFQEFEDQVTHYVKTAAEFKSDFVLFPEFITTQLMSIRGASEEPMTIQDLPQFTLSYHQIFSTLAKQYGMHIIGGTHVIEKEGKLYNVAHMFYPDGRIVGQPKLHITPTEVEEWNIHGGDGLQVFDTDKGRVAVLTCYDIEFPEIVRMAKAMGADVIFCPSCTDDSHGFHRVRYSAHARTIENQIYIVTTGTVGSLPTVDFMRMNYGQAAIITPNDVPFPQKGILNEGDINNDMIITGDLDLSLLYEVREAGSVTTWRDRRTDLYPDWEQLTNKGEMIG; encoded by the coding sequence ATGAAGATGCGCGTTTCGGCTGTTCAATATCATTTACACACAATTTCTAGTTTTCAGGAGTTCGAGGATCAAGTAACTCACTATGTGAAGACTGCTGCAGAATTTAAATCTGATTTTGTCCTTTTTCCAGAGTTTATTACAACCCAGTTAATGTCAATTAGGGGTGCTTCAGAGGAACCAATGACGATCCAAGACTTACCACAGTTTACGCTGAGTTACCACCAGATTTTCAGTACACTAGCTAAACAATACGGAATGCATATTATTGGTGGCACACATGTTATTGAAAAAGAAGGAAAACTATATAATGTTGCCCACATGTTTTATCCAGACGGGAGAATTGTTGGTCAACCAAAGCTTCATATCACTCCTACTGAGGTTGAAGAATGGAATATTCATGGTGGCGATGGCTTACAAGTGTTTGATACTGACAAAGGTCGAGTGGCAGTATTAACGTGTTATGACATTGAATTTCCTGAAATTGTTCGAATGGCCAAAGCTATGGGCGCAGATGTTATTTTCTGCCCATCTTGTACAGATGATTCTCACGGTTTCCACCGAGTTCGTTATTCTGCACACGCTAGAACAATTGAAAATCAAATATATATAGTTACAACTGGTACAGTAGGCTCACTGCCAACTGTTGATTTTATGAGAATGAACTACGGTCAAGCAGCAATTATTACACCAAATGACGTCCCTTTTCCTCAAAAAGGTATCCTCAATGAAGGGGATATAAATAACGATATGATTATTACTGGTGATCTTGACCTATCCTTATTATACGAAGTACGTGAAGCAGGTTCTGTGACAACATGGCGCGATCGTAGGACTGACCTATATCCTGATTGGGAACAATTGACAAACAAGGGTGAAATGATCGGTTAG
- a CDS encoding GNAT family N-acetyltransferase, with the protein MYRKEIFHFHEGKPFKVVVRNYQKNDSEKLIEIQRESFPPPFPSELWWNEEQLTNHVTLFPEGALCIEVDGVLAGSMTGLVVTFDPSHPQHTWEEITDNGYIRNHEPDGNTLYVVDICIRPLFRKYKLGKILMDAMYDVVVHKRLDRLLGGGRMPGYHKFSSELTPEQYLDKVVKGEVKDPVITFLLQCGRTPVTIVENYLEDEESQNYGVLMEWKNPFKRVFSLPKG; encoded by the coding sequence TTGTACAGAAAGGAAATATTTCATTTTCACGAGGGGAAGCCGTTTAAGGTTGTTGTAAGAAACTATCAGAAAAATGATTCTGAAAAGTTAATCGAAATTCAACGAGAAAGCTTTCCACCGCCTTTTCCGTCAGAGCTATGGTGGAATGAGGAGCAGTTAACTAACCACGTAACACTTTTTCCAGAAGGAGCTTTATGTATTGAAGTAGATGGAGTGCTGGCTGGATCAATGACAGGCTTGGTTGTCACATTTGACCCAAGTCATCCACAACATACCTGGGAAGAAATAACCGATAATGGCTATATTCGAAACCACGAACCAGATGGAAATACCTTGTATGTGGTGGATATCTGCATACGACCTTTGTTTCGTAAGTATAAATTAGGAAAAATTTTAATGGATGCTATGTATGATGTCGTTGTCCATAAACGGCTGGATCGCTTGTTAGGTGGCGGAAGAATGCCAGGTTATCACAAGTTTTCTTCTGAATTGACTCCTGAACAGTATTTAGATAAGGTTGTTAAAGGTGAAGTGAAGGATCCAGTTATTACATTTTTACTTCAGTGTGGTCGAACTCCTGTAACAATCGTAGAGAATTACCTAGAAGATGAAGAATCTCAAAATTATGGTGTGTTGATGGAATGGAAAAATCCATTTAAACGAGTATTTAGCTTGCCTAAAGGGTAG
- a CDS encoding DUF4349 domain-containing protein, with product MKNIIRVIVFVFIISMLFACSGREQSQSSSDYASEGPMESSEEKASDGYGGQADDSVHNRSYNETERMVIYNANLSLEVKDFQVTEAFIQEKVATLGGYIIESSIYHTGTDQMSGNLVVKIPQKHFHSFINEVETASVKVIDRTVSGNDVTEEFVDLESRLRSKRVVEERLLSFLEKAEKTEDLLKISSDLGRVQEEIEQLLGRIQYLKNNVDFSTVSIYLNENKINVATLQETENLNTWVKAKSLFMDSVNGIISFFSVIIVLMIGLSPILVSVFIVGFVILLLLRKKNNKPFEG from the coding sequence ATGAAAAATATAATCAGAGTAATCGTTTTCGTTTTCATCATCTCAATGTTATTTGCATGTAGTGGGAGAGAGCAATCCCAGTCTTCGTCTGATTATGCGTCAGAAGGCCCGATGGAATCATCTGAGGAAAAAGCCTCAGATGGTTATGGTGGTCAAGCTGACGATTCGGTTCATAATCGAAGCTACAACGAAACAGAAAGAATGGTTATCTACAACGCAAACCTTTCTTTAGAAGTAAAAGATTTTCAAGTGACCGAGGCATTTATCCAAGAAAAAGTGGCTACTTTAGGAGGATATATTATCGAATCTTCCATTTATCATACTGGTACTGACCAAATGAGTGGTAATTTGGTTGTGAAAATTCCACAAAAACACTTTCACAGTTTTATAAACGAAGTAGAAACGGCGAGTGTAAAGGTAATCGATCGAACCGTGAGTGGGAACGATGTTACAGAGGAATTTGTTGATTTAGAATCTCGACTACGTTCAAAACGAGTGGTCGAGGAACGCTTGCTTAGTTTCTTGGAAAAAGCAGAAAAAACAGAAGATCTCCTAAAAATATCGAGTGATCTTGGAAGAGTTCAAGAGGAAATTGAACAATTGCTCGGTAGAATTCAGTACTTAAAAAATAATGTTGACTTCTCAACGGTTTCTATTTATTTGAATGAAAATAAAATCAATGTGGCTACTCTGCAAGAAACGGAAAATCTAAATACGTGGGTTAAAGCGAAAAGCTTATTTATGGACAGTGTTAACGGGATTATTTCGTTTTTCTCAGTGATCATTGTTCTAATGATTGGTTTAAGTCCTATTTTGGTATCGGTGTTTATCGTAGGCTTTGTCATATTGTTACTCCTAAGGAAAAAGAATAATAAACCTTTTGAAGGCTAA